The nucleotide sequence TGCCACCAAACCGATAATGGCCCTTCGGGTAGGATCGGCTATCGCCTGAAATACATCACGCCGTGCTTCCATTTTATGCAAGTATTTACTTGCAAATTTAAAGGCAAGTATTTGCTTGCGCAAATTTATTTTTCGTGCGACATGCTGTGCCCTCTCGATGGTTTCCAAAAAGGTCAAGTATATTTCGCTGCATAAACAGGAAGTTAAAATATTTAAACTAAAACGATAAAAAATATTTGTTTTAGTTTAAATATAGTTTTATGTTTGCTTTATAAAAACAAAACGATGATGATCCAATCAAAGCGGGCTTCTCTTATCACTATTGGTCCCTGGTTGCTGACTGCAATAGCTTTTATTAAGGCGGTTTTCTTAATAAGCGCAATTACCGGCCCCCGGTCCCGGTTGGGAAATTGCCCGGATGTTAAATGGGGAACTTTCTCGATCAGTATCCTGTTCCTTGCTGCTATCGTTATGGCATCCTACCTGCTCCAGCGCCTTTTAGCGAAGTCCGGCCGGTTAAAAACATGGCCGCCGTCTTTCAGATGGAAGCTGCTGGCCATATATGGTATCTGCCTTTTTGCGGTATATATTTCCTCTGTTGCGGAAGAGATCATAGATGGATTCCGGTCCAGCTCAGTAACGGAGGATTGTCCGCCATTCGGCGCTTATTTCATGCTGCCGCTTTTCCTCGGCTTTTCTTTCCTTAAATTTATTATAAACCCTGTAGTGTGGGCCCTTGTTTTATGTCTCTTTTTAACCGTCGACTACTTTAAATACACACTGCTCAAAAGTGCTCAAAAGAACAGGGATACCCGGCAGACGATAGCGGACACTTATATCATCCGGCTATTGAACGGACTGGCGACCTGTGCATTCATCGGTGCGTGCATCTTTCTGGCCTTTAAGGTCTTTAGCAGCAATTCTCCGGCACTCAGCAACAGCATCAGAAGTTACGAAATGAGCGATATCCGTCTTACAAACCCGGCGAAGCTGTACCGGCCCGGTGGCGATGGACTGGACCGGTGGTTCAAGGATTCTGTGATTGTAACACCTTATACCGATAAGGCCAGCGTTATCCTGCGGTTCAGATCGAAACAGGAGCTTTTCAGTGCACCTGCATTGGTCTTCCAGCTTTCTTATTACATTTACTTTATCATGATCGTTGTTATTATCTATCTGATCAAACGGTTTATTAACGCACTTGCAAAGAATGACATATTTATTGCAAGAAACATAAGATACCTGCAATGGGTGGCAGTATTACTGATCGCCCTGCCGGTGATCCGGTGGATCACTCAGAAACTATTGCTCCGCTGCATCGAAGCGCTTAGAATGAATGATTCCGGACTGGAAATGGTTCCCGGCTCTTCCTGGTACTCTTCCACAACATATATTGGTTTTTTGGTCCTGGCCTTAGCCCTGGTTTTTAAAGCGGGCCGGTCCATTCAGCAGGAAAACGAAGATTTTGTATAGTAATGCCTATTGTAATAAATCTGGATGTGATGCTGGCCAGGCGAAAAATGAGCCTGACAGAGCTGGCAGAGAAAGTGGATCTGACCATAGTAAATTTATCCAAACTCAAAACGGGTAAAGCCAGGGGGGTGCGTTTTGATACGCTTGAGGCGATCTGTAAGGCACTGGACTGCAGGCCCGGAGACATCATTGACATTGAACCGGAATAACTAATCCCGAATAATATATAAAACAACCTGCTCTTATATTGATGTAAACACATCATGAGGCATCCTTTTATCCATTCATTTTCAACTTAACTATTATGAAAGTTTTATTCTTAAGCATTCTGTTTTTTATTGGCGGCGGATGTGCTGCTCAACATCCGGTTTCCTGGCTGAAGGAACATATAATACCTATTGCTTTAGACGATTCCCTTTCAAACACAGGCAATGATTTTAATAAGCTGAAAAAATACATAGGTGATGCACCAATCGTACTGCTGGGAGAAGAAACCCATGGAGACGGAACTGCTTTTAAAACCAAAGCAGCACTGGTCCGGTTTTTACATGAGGAAATGGGCTTTGATGTGCTGGCCTGGGAAGGAGGATTGTTCCAGGCGGAAAAAGCATGGGAACTGGCCTTTGATGACCCCGGACAGGGCGTAGCACACCTGCAGCAATGCACCTGGCCGCTCTGGACATGGGCCCGTGAAGTGCAACCGCTCCTCCTTTATACTACCGAAACGTTTAAGACCAACAG is from Niabella beijingensis and encodes:
- a CDS encoding DUF2975 domain-containing protein, which produces MMIQSKRASLITIGPWLLTAIAFIKAVFLISAITGPRSRLGNCPDVKWGTFSISILFLAAIVMASYLLQRLLAKSGRLKTWPPSFRWKLLAIYGICLFAVYISSVAEEIIDGFRSSSVTEDCPPFGAYFMLPLFLGFSFLKFIINPVVWALVLCLFLTVDYFKYTLLKSAQKNRDTRQTIADTYIIRLLNGLATCAFIGACIFLAFKVFSSNSPALSNSIRSYEMSDIRLTNPAKLYRPGGDGLDRWFKDSVIVTPYTDKASVILRFRSKQELFSAPALVFQLSYYIYFIMIVVIIYLIKRFINALAKNDIFIARNIRYLQWVAVLLIALPVIRWITQKLLLRCIEALRMNDSGLEMVPGSSWYSSTTYIGFLVLALALVFKAGRSIQQENEDFV
- a CDS encoding helix-turn-helix domain-containing protein, which translates into the protein MPIVINLDVMLARRKMSLTELAEKVDLTIVNLSKLKTGKARGVRFDTLEAICKALDCRPGDIIDIEPE